The genome window GCTTCAAGGTATGGTGCGGGGAATCCACTCTGTATAACGACGGCATTGACGAACTCCGCCGCCTCATGATCTCCGGGGCGTTCACCTCCGGCGCGGGCGGCGTGGAATCACGGTCCGTTTTCCCGGCGTACCTCGCGGACGTGGCGGGGCGCGTTGCGGTCAGGCGGCCCCTCAAGGTCGTTGTGGACGGCGGCAACGGCGCGGGCGGCGAATTTTGCGCCGACATGCTTGAGCGCCTCGGCGCGGAGGTTATCCGGTTGTTTTGCGAGCCGGACGGCTCCTTCCCCAACCACCACCCGGACCCGGTGGTGGAAAAAAACATGGTGCAGTTGCAACAAAGAGTTCTGGCCGAGAAGGCGGACCTCGGCATAGGCCTGGACGGCGACGGCGACCGCATCGGCGCGGTGGACGAGACGGGCCGCCTTCTTTTCGGGGACGAGCTGCTCGCGCTGTACGCCCGGGAAGTGCTGGAGCGCAAACCCGGCTCCGTCGTGCTCGGCGACGTGAAATGCTCGCACCGCCTGTTCCGGGATATCGCGGCCCACGGCGGCCACGGGGAAATGTGCGCCACGGGCCATTCGTTCATGAAGGCGAAAATGCGCGAAATGGGCGCCGAACTCGGCGGCGAGATGAGCGGCCACATGTTTTTTGCCGACCGCTGGTACGGGTTCGACGACGCGCTGTACGCCGCCGCGCGGCTGCTGGAACTTGTGGCCGCCGCCCCCGTGCCGCTCTCGAAATTGCTGGGCTGGCCGCAAAGCTTTGTCACCCCGGAACTGCACATGGACTGCCCGGACGCGGTCAAGGGAGAAGTCATGGCAAAGGCTCTGGCCTATTTCCGCGAGCGGTACGACATTCTCGATACGGACGGCGTGCGGCTGGTCTTTTCCGACGGCTGGGGCCTGGTGCGCGC of uncultured delta proteobacterium contains these proteins:
- the algC gene encoding Phosphomannomutase/phosphoglucomutase, whose amino-acid sequence is MRTVSSHVFRAYDIRGLVGVDFDAQWVHLLGRACGTVFKKQGRDVAVVGHDCRESSPEYAEALIRGITESGVSVISIGMVPTPFVYYAVKSYGTGAGVMVTASHNPSEYNGFKVWCGESTLYNDGIDELRRLMISGAFTSGAGGVESRSVFPAYLADVAGRVAVRRPLKVVVDGGNGAGGEFCADMLERLGAEVIRLFCEPDGSFPNHHPDPVVEKNMVQLQQRVLAEKADLGIGLDGDGDRIGAVDETGRLLFGDELLALYAREVLERKPGSVVLGDVKCSHRLFRDIAAHGGHGEMCATGHSFMKAKMREMGAELGGEMSGHMFFADRWYGFDDALYAAARLLELVAAAPVPLSKLLGWPQSFVTPELHMDCPDAVKGEVMAKALAYFRERYDILDTDGVRLVFSDGWGLVRASNTQPVLVLRFEAESAARLDAIRDIVERPIAAWIAEAEKGSS